Proteins found in one Quercus robur chromosome 2, dhQueRobu3.1, whole genome shotgun sequence genomic segment:
- the LOC126715205 gene encoding ARF guanine-nucleotide exchange factor GNOM-like, whose amino-acid sequence MGHLNPQFGTNSSNGLREESPIKPSRGALACMINFEIGAVLAVMRRNVRWGVRYVADDDQLEHSLIHSLKELRKQIFSWQHQWQYIDPAVYLRPFLDVIRSDETGAPITGVALSSVYKILSLDILDLDTVNVGDAMHLIVDAVTSCRFEVTDPGSEEVVLMKILQVLLACMKSKASVRLNNQHVCNIVNTCFRVVHQASSKGELLQRIARHTMHELVRCIFSHLPDIDTTEHALTNGSRSYVREEVGLADGDHTSESKQLENGNVGIESDGQSSTYASKDHMGTSDGGMNDSGMSEKITEVSNGVEASKNDESLLMEPFGVPCMVEIFHFLCSLLNVSEHIEFGPRSNPIAYDEDVPLFALGLINSAIELAGPSISKHPQLLAIVQDGLFLNLMQFGLSMSPLILSTVCSIVLNLYHHLRTELKVQLEAFLSCVLLRLSQSKHGLSYQQQEVAMEALVDFCRQQTFMAEMFANFDCDVTSSNVFEELVNLLSKSAFPVNGPLSAMHIVALDGLISMVQGMAESVGNEPFTSEPAVDDEGYTPFWRMECESYSDPNCWVPFVRKMKYIKKRLMVGADHFNRDPKKGLEFLQGMNLLPEKLDPQSVAHVFRYTTGLDKNLIGDYLGNHDEFCIQVLHEFARTFDFQDMNLDIALRLFVGTFRLPGESQKIQRVLEAFAERYYEQSPHILINKDAALLLSYSLILLNTDQHNSQVKKKMTEEDFIRNNRKINGGKDLPREVLSELYHSICENEIQMVPDQSTGSPMMTSSCWINVIHKSQKSSPFIICDSRDLLNHDMFAILSGPTIAAMSVVFDQAEQEDVLQTCVDGFLAVAKIAASYHLDDVLDDLVVSLCKFTTLLTPLSVEEAFFALGDDIKARMATTTVFTIANRYGDYIRSSWKNILECVLSLHKLGLLPARLASDAVDDIEPPSDSDRGKPATTSLATPNMPSITTRKSSGLMGRFSQLLSFDVEEPRSQPTEEELAAQQRTRETIQTFHIDSIFTESKFLQAESLLQLVKALILAAGQLRKGTSYFEDENTAVFCLELLIAITLNNRDRILLIWQGVYEHISDIVQSTIMPCTLVEKAVFGLLKICQRLLPYKENLTDELLRSLHLVLKLDARVADAYCEHITQEVLRLVKANSAHIRSNAGWRTIISLLSITARHPEASDVGFEALAFIMSDGTHLLPSNYVLCVDAARQFAESRVGEVDRSVSALDLMAGSVVCLVSWSCEMNSVGEEAAKKVNQDIGEMWLRLVQGLRKVCLDQREEVRNHSILMLQRSLAGVDGIHLSNALWLQCFDQVIFTLLDDLLEITVGNSPKDYRNMEGTLVLAMKLMSKVFLQLLLDLWQLPSFCKLWLGVLNRMERYMNAKFRGRRSEKIHELIPELLKNTLFVMKTTGLLVPSDAIGGDSFWQLTWLHVKNITPSLQSEVFPPQELEQLQAKQLKEAGIPAPDGAVLVQSSETTV is encoded by the exons ATGGGGCACCTAAATCCACAGTTTGGAACCAATTCATCTAATGGTCTAAGGGAGGAATCTCCCATTAAGCCTTCCAGAGGTGCTTTGGCATGTATGATTAATTTCGAAATAGGTGCTGTTTTGGCTGTGATGCGAAGAAATGTACGGTGGGGAGTTCGTTATGTGGCAGATGATGATCAGCTAGAGCACTCACTCATCCATTCCTTGAAAGAATTACGGAAGCAAATTTTTTCTTGGCAACATCAGTGGCAATATATTGACCCAGCTGTGTACTTGCGGCCATTTTTGGATGTCATACGATCTGATGAAACCGGTGCACCAATCACTGGAGTTGCATTGTCATCTGTTTACAAGATATTGAGCCTTGACATACTTGATCTTGATACCGTGAATGTAGGAGATGCTATGCATTTGATAGTTGATGCTGTTACAAGCTGCCGGTTTGAGGTAACTGATCCTGGCTCTGAAGAAGTGGTGCTAATGAAGATACTTCAGGTTCTTCTAGCTTGCATGAAGAGTAAAGCATCAGTTAGGCTGAACAACCAGCATGTGTGCAATATTGTAAATACGTGCTTTCGTGTAGTTCATCAGGCTAGCTCTAAAGGTGAATTGTTGCAGCGGATAGCACGCCATACTATGCATGAATTAGTTAGGTGTATTTTTTCTCACCTGCCTGATATCGACACCACGGAACATGCATTGACTAATGGAAGCAGGTCATATGTCCGTGAAGAG GTGGGATTAGCAGATGGGGATCATACATCTGAAAGTAAGCAGCTAGAAAATGGCAATGTTGGCATTGAATCTGATGGTCAATCATCCACATATGCTTCAAAGGATCACATGGGTACTTCGGATGGTGGGATGAATGATAGTGGGATGAGTGAGAAAATAACTGAGGTTAGTAATGGAGTGGAGGCTTCTAAAAATGATGAAAGCCTTCTGATGGAACCCTTTGGGGTTCCATGCATGGTCGAGATATTTCatttcttgtgttctttgttGAATGTCAGTGAGCACATTGAGTTTGGCCCCAGATCGAATCCTATAGCATATGATGAAGATGTTCCCTTATTTGCACTGGGGTTAATTAACTCAGCTATTGAATTGGCTGGGCCCTCAATCAGTAAACACCCCCAGTTATTGGCTATTGTTCAAGATGGATTGTTTCTTAATCTTATGCAGTTTGGTTTGTCCATGAGTCCACTGATTCTCTCAACAGTATGCAGCATTGTTCTTAATCTGTATCATCATTTACGAACTGAGCTCAAAGTACAGCTTGAAGCTTTCTTGTCATGTGTGCTTTTAAGGCTTTCCCAAAGTAAACATGGTTTGTCATACCAACAGCAGGAGGTTGCTATGGAGGCTCTAGTTGACTTCTGCAGACAGCAGACATTTATGGCAGAGATGTTTGCAAATTTTGATTGTGATGTAACCAGTAGTAATGTGTTTGAAGAGCTTGTTAACCTGTTATCAAAAAGCGCATTTCCTGTGAATGGACCTTTATCTGCAATGCACATTGTTGCCCTGGATGGCTTAATTTCCATGGTTCAGGGCATGGCTGAGAGCGTAGGGAACGAACCATTTACTTCAGAGCCTGCGGTAGATGATGAGGGATATACACCGTTTTGGAGAATGGAATGTGAGAGCTATAGTGACCCTAATTGTTGGGTTCCATTTGTCCGTAAGATGAAGTACATCAAGAAAAGGTTGATGGTTGGAGCAGATCACTTTAATAGGGATCCTAAGAAAGGTCTAGAATTTCTTCAAGGAATGAATTTGTTGCCTGAGAAACTTGACCCTCAGAGTGTGGCACACGTTTTCAGATACACAACTGGGTTAGATAAGAATCTTATTGGGGATTATCTGGGAAATCATGATGAATTCTGCATACAAGTGCTTCATGAATTTGCCAGGACTTTTGATTTCCAAGACATGAATTTAGATATTGCATTGCGTCTTTTCGTGGGAACTTTCAGATTGCCTGGAGAATCACAAAAAATACAGAGGGTGCTTGAGGCATTTGCAGAAAGATATTATGAGCAGTCACCGCATATATTGATCAACAAAGATGCCGCTCTCTTGTTGTCATATTCACTTATATTGCTCAACACAGATCAACACAATTCTCAGGTAAAGAAAAAGATGACTGAAGAAGACTTTATCCGTAACAATAGGAAAATCAATGGTGGGAAAGATCTTCCTCGTGAGGTCCTATCTGAGCTGTATCACTCAATCTGTGAGAATGAAATCCAGATGGTCCCGGACCAAAGTACTGGGTCTCCAATGATGACATCAAGCTGTTGGATTAATGTGATTCACAAATCCCAAAAATCCTCCCCATTTATCATCTGTGATTCAAGAGACCTCCTCAACCATGATATGTTTGCTATCCTGTCAGGTCCAACAATCGCTGCTATGTCGGTGGTTTTTGATCAGGCAGAACAGGAGGATGTTTTACAAACATGTGTTGATGGGTTCTTGGCTGTTGCCAAAATTGCAGCAAGCTATCACCTTGATGATGTATTGGATGATTTGGTCGTGTCTCTCTGTAAATTCACAACCCTCTTGACTCCCTTATCCGTTGAAGAAGCTTTTTTTGCTCTTGGAGATGACATTAAAGCCAGGATGGCAACCACAACAGTGTTCACCATAGCAAATAGGTATGGTGATTATATCCGTTCTAGCTGGAAGAACATACTGGAATGTGTCTTAAGCTTGCACAAGCTTGGCCTTCTACCTGCTCGGTTGGCTAGTGATGCGGTTGATGATATAGAGCCCCCATCTGACTCAGACCGGGGGAAACCTGCTACTACATCCTTGGCAACACCAAATATGCCATCTATCACTACTCGTAAATCATCTGGCCTTATGGGCCGGTTCAGCCAGCTCTTATCATTTGATGTGGAGGAGCCAAGGTCACAACCAACAGAGGAAGAACTTGCTGCTCAGCAACGCACTCGTGAGACTATACAGACTTTCCACATTGATAGCATTTTTACGGAGAGTAAGTTTCTCCAAGCTGAGTCTTTATTGCAGCTTGTGAAGGCCCTTATCTTGGCTGCAGGCCAACTCCGAAAGGGAACTAGCTACTTTGAGGATGAAAACACTGCAGTCTTCTGCCTGGAGTTGCTGATTGCCATTACACTGAATAACCGAGACAGGATACTGCTTATCTGGCAAGGTGTTTACGAGCACATATCTGATATTGTTCAGTCGACTATTATGCCTTGCACTCTGGTGGAAAAGGCTGTCTTTGGGCTCCTGAAGATATGCCAGCGACTGCTTCCGTACAAGGAAAACCTGACTGATGAACTTCTCAGGTCTCTTCACCTGGTTTTAAAACTTGATGCCCGGGTTGCTGATGCTTATTGTGAACACATAACGCAAGAAGTTTTGCGCCTTGTAAAGGCAAATTCAGCTCATATCCGATCCAATGCAGGTTGGCGCACAATTATTTCCTTGCTGTCTATTACAGCTCGGCATCCAGAAGCATCTGATGTTGGGTTTGAGGCTCTAGCATTTATCATGTCTGATGGGACACACCTGTTGCCATCCAATTATGTTCTTTGTGTGGATGCGGCAAGGCAGTTTGCTGAGTCTCGGGTTGGGGAGGTTGATCGTTCTGTATCTGCCCTAGATTTGATGGCAGGTTCTGTTGTTTGTCTTGTCAGCTGGTCTTGTGAGATGAATTCTGTTGGTGAGGAGGCTGCTAAGAAAGTGAATCAAGATATTGGCGAGATGTGGCTGAGGCTGGTGCAAGGATTAAGGAAAGTATGTTTAGATCAGAGAGAAGAAGTGAGGAACCATTCTATTTTAATGCTACAGAGGTCTTTGGCAGGAGTGGATGGGATTCACCTTTCAAATGCCTTGTGGTTGCAGTGTTTCGATCAGGTGATCTTCACATTGCTTGATGATTTACTAGAAATTACGGTGGGGAACTCTCCAAAGGACTACCGGAATATGGAGGGAACGCTTGTTCTAGCCATGAAACTCATGTCAAAAGTGTTCTTACAGTTACTATTGGATCTCTGGCAGCTACCCTCCTTCTGCAAACTATGGCTAGGAGTTCTTAATCGTATGGAGAGATACATGAACGCAAAATTCAGGGGAAGGCGTAGTGAGAAGATTCATGAATTGATTCCTGAGCTTCTCAAGAACACCTTATTTGTGATGAAGACGACAGGATTACTTGTGCCTAGTGATGCCATAGGTGGGGATAGTTTTTGGCAGTTGACATGGTTGCATGTGAAGAATATAACCCCTTCTTTGCAATCAGAAGTGTTCCCTCCTCAGGAATTGGAGCAGCTGCAGGCCAAGCAATTAAAGGAAGCAGGAATTCCTGCTCCTGATGGGGCTGTGCTTGTTCAGTCCAGTGAGACCACGGTTTAA
- the LOC126703914 gene encoding uncharacterized mitochondrial protein AtMg00310-like, producing MEILRILKVYEVSSGQQLNCHKTSLFFSPNSDNGTKERVKMMFGAQVIKPHEAYLSLPSLVGRSKNNTFAQLKQRVANKVSGWKEKILTPARKEVLIKSVAQAVPSYTMSCFLLPKNLCDELTRVIRQFWWGQIGNEKKIAWLIWDLMCKPKDTGGLGFRELRSFNLALLAKQGWRLQTNSNSLFSQVYKAKYFPHCSFAEAKIG from the coding sequence ATGGAAATTCTACGGATCCTTAAAGTCTACGAAGTCTCCTCTGGTCAACAGCTTAATTGTCACAAAACCTCCTTATTTTTCAGCCCAAACTCAGACAACGGAACCAAAGAAAGGGTGAAAATGATGTTTGGAGCTCAGGTTATTAAACCTCATGAAGCATACCTAAGTCTGCCATCACTTGTGGGAAGATCCAAGAATAATACTTTTGCCCAACTTAAACAGAGAGTGGCTAATAAGGTCTCGGGTTGGAAGGAAAAGATTTTGACGCCTGCTAGGAAGGAAGTTCTGATTAAGTCCGTAGCTCAAGCCGTCCCCTCATATACAATGAGTTGTTTCCTGCTGCCTAAGAATCTATGTGATGAACTGACTAGGGTGATTAGACAATTCTGGTGGGGACAGATTGGGAATGAGAAGAAAATAGCATGGCTGATCTGGGATTTGATGTGCAAGCCTAAAGACACAGGAGGTTTGGGATTTCGggagctaagaagtttcaattTGGCGCTCTTGGCCAAACAGGGATGGAGGCTTCAAACAAACTCCAATTCCCTATTTAGCCAAGTGTACAAGGCCAAATACTTCCCACATTGCAGCTTTGCAGAGGCAAAAATAGGTTGA